The Hydrotalea sp. genome has a segment encoding these proteins:
- the gmk gene encoding guanylate kinase yields the protein MAHRQLIKNRGLLLVLSSPSGAGKTSITRALIARESNLVLSVSVTTRKPRKGEVDGVDYHFIDEAEFITMRDKNELLEWAKVFDNYYGTPLQSVEQELRQGRDVLFDIDWQGTQQLHEKMSKDVVRIFILPPSREELLTRLKRRAQDEMAVVERRMKDSAREMAHFQEYEYCIVNDNLENCINQVQSILHAERQKLDRQIGLIDFVKKLS from the coding sequence ATGGCGCATCGACAATTGATAAAAAATCGCGGCCTGTTATTGGTGTTGTCTTCGCCGTCGGGGGCGGGCAAAACATCCATCACCCGCGCCCTTATCGCGCGCGAATCAAACTTGGTGTTATCAGTATCGGTGACGACGCGCAAACCGCGCAAGGGCGAGGTCGACGGCGTTGATTATCATTTCATCGATGAGGCAGAATTTATCACCATGCGCGACAAAAATGAATTGTTGGAATGGGCCAAGGTGTTTGACAATTATTATGGCACGCCGTTGCAATCGGTCGAGCAAGAATTGCGGCAGGGGCGCGACGTGCTGTTCGATATCGATTGGCAGGGCACGCAACAATTGCATGAAAAAATGAGCAAGGACGTGGTGCGGATATTTATTTTGCCGCCGTCGCGCGAGGAGTTATTAACCCGTTTAAAAAGACGCGCCCAAGACGAAATGGCGGTGGTCGAACGCCGCATGAAGGATTCGGCGCGCGAGATGGCGCATTTTCAAGAATATGAATATTGCATCGTCAATGATAATTTGGAAAATTGCATCAACCAGGTGCAATCGATTCTGCATGCCGAACGGCAAAAACTCGACCGCCAAATCGGTCTGATAGATTTCGTCAAAAAATTGTCGTAA
- a CDS encoding DUF3576 domain-containing protein, with the protein MPVCFLALAMAGCGGKAITGNAVPNGDADQKLIKGNTNGVAFSGDIFSRVNRDADNGTSNGVVVNPYLWRASLETVAFMPMAQVDPIGGVVITDWASIPSQQNQNERYKINIFIFGPVLRADAVRVKVFKQTLSGSTWRDTAVPADMANKLELAILTRARQIKIAATQQ; encoded by the coding sequence ATGCCGGTGTGCTTTTTGGCACTGGCGATGGCTGGCTGTGGCGGCAAGGCCATTACCGGCAACGCCGTGCCCAATGGCGATGCCGACCAAAAACTTATCAAGGGTAATACCAACGGCGTTGCATTCAGCGGTGATATTTTTAGCCGCGTCAACCGCGATGCCGATAACGGCACGTCGAACGGTGTTGTGGTTAACCCCTACCTGTGGCGTGCCAGCTTGGAAACCGTTGCCTTCATGCCCATGGCCCAGGTCGACCCCATCGGCGGCGTGGTTATAACCGATTGGGCCAGCATCCCCAGCCAACAAAATCAAAACGAACGTTACAAAATAAATATATTTATTTTTGGCCCGGTGTTGCGTGCCGATGCGGTGCGGGTTAAGGTGTTTAAGCAAACCCTTAGCGGTAGCACATGGCGCGACACCGCGGTGCCGGCCGATATGGCCAACAAATTGGAATTGGCGATATTGACGCGGGCGCGGCAAATTAAAATCGCCGCCACCCAACAATAA